One genomic segment of Coffea arabica cultivar ET-39 chromosome 6e, Coffea Arabica ET-39 HiFi, whole genome shotgun sequence includes these proteins:
- the LOC140009395 gene encoding ubiquitin C-terminal hydrolase 12-like isoform X4 — translation MTMMTPQPLDQQEDEEMLVPHSDFVEGPQPLVEGPQPMEVAQPENASTAENQAVDEPQASRFTWTIENFSRLNLKKLYSEVFIVGGYKWRVLIFPKGNNVDYLSMYLDVADSAALPYGWSRYAQFSLAVVNQIHNKFTIKKDTQHQFNQRESDWGFTSFMPLSELYDPSKGYLVNDSVVVEADVAVRKVIDYWTYDSKKETGYVGLKNQGATCYMNSLLQTLYHIPYFRKAVYHMPTTENDMPSGSIPLALQSLFYKLQYSDTSVATKELTKSFGWDTYDSFMQHDVQELNRVLCEKLEDKMKGTVVEGTIQKLFEGHHMNYIECINVNFKSTRKESFYDLQLDVKGCKDVYASFDKYVEVERLEGDNKYHAEEHGLQDARKGVLFIDFPPVLQLQLKRFEYDFMRDTMVKINDRYEFPLQLDLDRESGKYLSPDADRSVRNLYTLHSVLVHSGGVHGGHYYAFIRPTLSDQWYKFDDERVTKEDVKRALEEQYGGEEELPQTNPGFNNTPFKFTKYSNAYMLVYIRESDKDKIICDVDEKDIAEHLRIRLKKEQEEKEDKRRYKAQAHLYTIIKVARDEDLREQIGKDIHFDLVDHDKVRSFRIQKQMPFNLFKEEVAKEFGIPVQYQRFWIWAKRQNHTYRPNRPLTPQEETQTDLRPIPPPDKTKEDILLFFKLYDPEKEELRYVSRLFVKCSGKPSEILTKLNELAGFAPEEEIEIFEEIKYEPNVMCERLCRRTSFRFSQIEDGDIICFQKRLSPESEEQVRYPDVPMFLEYVKNRQVVHFRALERPKEDDFCLELAKNHTYDDVVERVAQRLGLNDPSKIRLTPHNCYSQQPKPNFIKYRSVDHLLDMLVHYNQISDILYYEVLDIPLPELQCLKTLKVAFHYATKDEVIILNVRLPKLSTVEDVLNEIKTKVELSQPNAELRLLEVFYHKIYKIFPLNEKIENINDQYWTLRAEEIPDEEKNLGPHDRLIHVYHFTKETAQNQMQVQNFGEPFFLVIREGETLAEVKVRIQKKLQVPDEEFSKWKFAFLSLGRPEYLQDTDIVSSRFQRRDVYGAWEQYLGLEHSDTTPKRAYVSNQNRHTFEKPVKIYN, via the exons ATGACGATGATGACTCCTCAACCTTTGGAT CAACAAGAAGACGAGGAGATGCTGGTGCCCCACTCGGATTTTGTGGAAGGCCCTCAGCCTTTGGTCGAAGGTCCTCAGCCAATGGAAG TAGCACAGCCAGAGAATGCTAGTACAGCAGAGAATCAAGCTGTAGATGAGCCACAAGCGTCAAGGTTCACGTGGACTATTGAGAACTTTTCTCGCTTGAATTTGAAAAAGCTTTATTCCGAGGTTTTTATTGTTGGCGGTTACAAATG GCGCGTGCTCATCTTTCCGAAAGGCAACAATGTCGACTATCTGTCAATGTATTTAGATGTTGCTGATTCAGCTGCCTTGCCATATGGGTGGAGTCGCTatgcccagttcagcttagctGTTGTTAATCAAATTCATAACAAGTTCACTATAAAAAAAG ACACACAGCACCAGTTCAATCAAAGGGAGAGTGATTGGGGCTTTACGTCTTTCATGCCTCTTAGTGAGCTTTATGACCCGAGTAAGGGGTACCTCGTGAATGACTCAGTTGTTGTTGAAGCTGATGTTGCTGTACGGAAGGTCATTGATTACTGGACATATGACTCAAAGAAAGAGACTGGTTATGTGGGCCTAAAGAACCAGGGAGCAACTTGTTATATGAATTCTCTCCTGCAAACTCTGTACCATATTCCTTATTTTAGAAAG GCTGTTTATCATATGCCAACAACAGAGAATGATATGCCTTCAGGAAGCATCCCTCTGGCTCTACAGAGTTTGTTTTATAAGCTTCAATACAGTGACACCAGTGTTGCAACAAAAGAGTTGACTAAATCTTTTGGGTGGGATACGTATGACTCGTTTATGCAGCATGATGTGCAAGAACTGAATAGGGTTTTGTGTGAGAAACTTGAAGATAAGATGAAG GGAACGGTAGTGGAAGGAACAATACAGAAGTTGTTTGAAGGGCACCATATGAACTACATTGAATGCATCAATGTGAACTTCAAATCCACAAGAAAGGAATCCTTTTATG ATCTTCAGCTTGATGTGAAAGGCTGTAAGGATGTTTATGCTTCTTTTGATAAATATGTGGAAGTTGAACGTCTTGAAGGTGATAACAAGTACCATGCCGAGGAACATGGTTTGCAG GATGCTAGAAAAGGTGTCCTCTTTATCGACTTTCCTCCTGTGCTTCAGCTTCAGCTCAAGCGCTTTGAGTATGATTTTATGCGTGATACGATGGTTAAG ATAAATGACCGCTATGAGTTTCCTCTGCAACTTGACCTTGACAGAGAGAGTGGCAAATATCTGTCCCCTGATGCAGATAGGAGTGTCCGCAATCTCTACACACTTCATAG TGTTTTGGTACATAGCGGTGGGGTACATGGTGGGCACTATTATGCTTTCATCAGGCCGACACTCTCTGATCAGTG GTACAAATTTGACGATGAGAGAGTTACAAAAGAAGATGTTAAGAGGGCGCTGGAGGAGCAGTATGGTGGTGAGGAAGAG TTGCCACAAACAAATCCTGGCTTCAATAATACTCCTTTTAAATTCACAAAGTACTCAAATGCATATATGCTTGTGTATATACGGGAAAGCGACAAGGATAAAATAATATGTGATGTGGATGAGAAAGACATCGCAGAGCACCTCAGG ATACGGTTGAAGAAAGAACAAGAAGAGAAGGAGGACAAGAGAAGATACAAAGCTCAGGCCCATCTTTATACCATCATCAAG GTTGCGCGGGATGAGGATCTAAGAGAGCAAATAGGAAAAGATATACATTTTGATCTTGTTGACCATGATAAAGTTCGAAGTTTCCGGATACAGAAGCAAATGCCTTTCAACCTTTTTAAG GAGGAGGTTGCAAAAGAATTTGGTATTCCTGTTCAATACCAACGGTTTTGGATCTGGGCAAAGAGGCAGAATCACACGTATCGTCCCAATCGCCCATTGACACCTCAAGAAGAAACACAAACG GACTTGCGTCCGATTCCTCCACCTGACAAGACTAAAGAAGATATACTTCTGTTCTTTAAGCTTTATGATCCTGAAAAGGAAGAGCTTCG ATATGTTAGCAGGCTTTTTGTTAAGTGTTCTGGAAAGCCATCTGAAATCTTGACGAAACTAAACGAATTGGCTGGATTTGCTCCAgaggaagaaattgaaatttttgag GAAATAAAATATGAACCTAATGTCATGTGCGAGCGCCTTTGCAGGAGGACTTCATTCCGGTTTAGTCAG ATTGAAGATGGGGATATCATTTGCTTTCAAAAGCGCCTTTCACCTGAAAGTGAAGAACAAGTCCGATATCCTGATGTTCCTATGTTTTTGGAATATGTTAAAAATCGCCAG GTTGTTCACTTTCGAGCCCTGGAGAGACCCAAAGAGGATGATTTTTGTTTAGAGTT AGCAAAGAACCACACTTATGATGATGTGGTGGAAAGAGTAGCTCAACGGCTTGGTCTGAACGACCCATCAAAAATTAGGCTAACTCCTCACAATTGCTATTCTCAGCAACCAAAGCCCAATTTCATTAAATATCGATCTGTTGATCACTTACTAGATATGCTTGTCCATTACAATCAG atCTCTGATATTTTGTACTATGAGGTGCTGGATATTCCTCTGCCAGAATTACAATGTCTGAAAACACTGAAAGTTGCATTTCATTATGCCACAAAAGATGAG GTGATAATTCTCAATGTTAGATTGCCAAAACTGAGCACTGTAGAAGATGTACTTAACGAAATTAAAACAAAG GTGGAATTGTCCCAACCAAATGCTGAACTTAGATTGCTTGAAGTTTTCTATCACAAGATTTACAAG ATCTTTCCCCTGAATGAGAAGATTGAGAATATAAATGATCAATACTGGACATTACGGGCAGAGGAG ATTCCGGACGAAGAGAAGAACCTTGGTCCTCATGATCGCTTAATTCATGTTTATCATTTCACCAAGGAAACGGCACAAAATCAAATG CAAGTTCAGAATTTTGGAGAACCTTTCTTTTTGGTCATTCGTGAAGGTGAAACTTTGGCTGAAGTTAAAGTGCGAATTCAGAAGAAGTTGCAGGTTCCGGATGAGGAATTTTCAAAG TGGAAGTTTGCATTTTTGTCACTGGGACGCCCCGAGTATCTTCAGGACACTGACATTGTGTCCAGCCGTTTCCAG AGAAGAGATGTTTATGGTGCTTGGGAGCAGTACCTTGGCTTGGAGCATTCTGATACAACTCCTAAAAGAGCTTACGTATCTAACCAG AATCGTCACACGTTTGAGAAGCCAGTTAAGATATACAATTAA
- the LOC140009395 gene encoding ubiquitin C-terminal hydrolase 12-like isoform X2 — protein sequence MTMMTPQPLDQQEDEEMLVPHSDFVEGPQPLVEGPQPMEVAQPENASTAENQAVDEPQASRFTWTIENFSRLNLKKLYSEVFIVGGYKWRVLIFPKGNNVDYLSMYLDVADSAALPYGWSRYAQFSLAVVNQIHNKFTIKKDTQHQFNQRESDWGFTSFMPLSELYDPSKGYLVNDSVVVEADVAVRKVIDYWTYDSKKETGYVGLKNQGATCYMNSLLQTLYHIPYFRKAVYHMPTTENDMPSGSIPLALQSLFYKLQYSDTSVATKELTKSFGWDTYDSFMQHDVQELNRVLCEKLEDKMKGTVVEGTIQKLFEGHHMNYIECINVNFKSTRKESFYDLQLDVKGCKDVYASFDKYVEVERLEGDNKYHAEEHGLQDARKGVLFIDFPPVLQLQLKRFEYDFMRDTMVKINDRYEFPLQLDLDRESGKYLSPDADRSVRNLYTLHSVLVHSGGVHGGHYYAFIRPTLSDQWYKFDDERVTKEDVKRALEEQYGGEEELPQTNPGFNNTPFKFTKYSNAYMLVYIRESDKDKIICDVDEKDIAEHLRIRLKKEQEEKEDKRRYKAQAHLYTIIKVARDEDLREQIGKDIHFDLVDHDKVRSFRIQKQMPFNLFKEEVAKEFGIPVQYQRFWIWAKRQNHTYRPNRPLTPQEETQTVGQLREVSTKTHNAELKLFLEVEYGLDLRPIPPPDKTKEDILLFFKLYDPEKEELRYVSRLFVKCSGKPSEILTKLNELAGFAPEEEIEIFEEIKYEPNVMCERLCRRTSFRFSQIEDGDIICFQKRLSPESEEQVRYPDVPMFLEYVKNRQVVHFRALERPKEDDFCLELAKNHTYDDVVERVAQRLGLNDPSKIRLTPHNCYSQQPKPNFIKYRSVDHLLDMLVHYNQISDILYYEVLDIPLPELQCLKTLKVAFHYATKDEVIILNVRLPKLSTVEDVLNEIKTKVELSQPNAELRLLEVFYHKIYKIFPLNEKIENINDQYWTLRAEEIPDEEKNLGPHDRLIHVYHFTKETAQNQMQVQNFGEPFFLVIREGETLAEVKVRIQKKLQVPDEEFSKWKFAFLSLGRPEYLQDTDIVSSRFQRRDVYGAWEQYLGLEHSDTTPKRAYVSNQNRHTFEKPVKIYN from the exons ATGACGATGATGACTCCTCAACCTTTGGAT CAACAAGAAGACGAGGAGATGCTGGTGCCCCACTCGGATTTTGTGGAAGGCCCTCAGCCTTTGGTCGAAGGTCCTCAGCCAATGGAAG TAGCACAGCCAGAGAATGCTAGTACAGCAGAGAATCAAGCTGTAGATGAGCCACAAGCGTCAAGGTTCACGTGGACTATTGAGAACTTTTCTCGCTTGAATTTGAAAAAGCTTTATTCCGAGGTTTTTATTGTTGGCGGTTACAAATG GCGCGTGCTCATCTTTCCGAAAGGCAACAATGTCGACTATCTGTCAATGTATTTAGATGTTGCTGATTCAGCTGCCTTGCCATATGGGTGGAGTCGCTatgcccagttcagcttagctGTTGTTAATCAAATTCATAACAAGTTCACTATAAAAAAAG ACACACAGCACCAGTTCAATCAAAGGGAGAGTGATTGGGGCTTTACGTCTTTCATGCCTCTTAGTGAGCTTTATGACCCGAGTAAGGGGTACCTCGTGAATGACTCAGTTGTTGTTGAAGCTGATGTTGCTGTACGGAAGGTCATTGATTACTGGACATATGACTCAAAGAAAGAGACTGGTTATGTGGGCCTAAAGAACCAGGGAGCAACTTGTTATATGAATTCTCTCCTGCAAACTCTGTACCATATTCCTTATTTTAGAAAG GCTGTTTATCATATGCCAACAACAGAGAATGATATGCCTTCAGGAAGCATCCCTCTGGCTCTACAGAGTTTGTTTTATAAGCTTCAATACAGTGACACCAGTGTTGCAACAAAAGAGTTGACTAAATCTTTTGGGTGGGATACGTATGACTCGTTTATGCAGCATGATGTGCAAGAACTGAATAGGGTTTTGTGTGAGAAACTTGAAGATAAGATGAAG GGAACGGTAGTGGAAGGAACAATACAGAAGTTGTTTGAAGGGCACCATATGAACTACATTGAATGCATCAATGTGAACTTCAAATCCACAAGAAAGGAATCCTTTTATG ATCTTCAGCTTGATGTGAAAGGCTGTAAGGATGTTTATGCTTCTTTTGATAAATATGTGGAAGTTGAACGTCTTGAAGGTGATAACAAGTACCATGCCGAGGAACATGGTTTGCAG GATGCTAGAAAAGGTGTCCTCTTTATCGACTTTCCTCCTGTGCTTCAGCTTCAGCTCAAGCGCTTTGAGTATGATTTTATGCGTGATACGATGGTTAAG ATAAATGACCGCTATGAGTTTCCTCTGCAACTTGACCTTGACAGAGAGAGTGGCAAATATCTGTCCCCTGATGCAGATAGGAGTGTCCGCAATCTCTACACACTTCATAG TGTTTTGGTACATAGCGGTGGGGTACATGGTGGGCACTATTATGCTTTCATCAGGCCGACACTCTCTGATCAGTG GTACAAATTTGACGATGAGAGAGTTACAAAAGAAGATGTTAAGAGGGCGCTGGAGGAGCAGTATGGTGGTGAGGAAGAG TTGCCACAAACAAATCCTGGCTTCAATAATACTCCTTTTAAATTCACAAAGTACTCAAATGCATATATGCTTGTGTATATACGGGAAAGCGACAAGGATAAAATAATATGTGATGTGGATGAGAAAGACATCGCAGAGCACCTCAGG ATACGGTTGAAGAAAGAACAAGAAGAGAAGGAGGACAAGAGAAGATACAAAGCTCAGGCCCATCTTTATACCATCATCAAG GTTGCGCGGGATGAGGATCTAAGAGAGCAAATAGGAAAAGATATACATTTTGATCTTGTTGACCATGATAAAGTTCGAAGTTTCCGGATACAGAAGCAAATGCCTTTCAACCTTTTTAAG GAGGAGGTTGCAAAAGAATTTGGTATTCCTGTTCAATACCAACGGTTTTGGATCTGGGCAAAGAGGCAGAATCACACGTATCGTCCCAATCGCCCATTGACACCTCAAGAAGAAACACAAACG GTTGGGCAGTTGAGGGAAGTATCAACTAAAACTCATAATGCAGAACTCAAACTGTTTTTGGAAGTAGAATATGGACTG GACTTGCGTCCGATTCCTCCACCTGACAAGACTAAAGAAGATATACTTCTGTTCTTTAAGCTTTATGATCCTGAAAAGGAAGAGCTTCG ATATGTTAGCAGGCTTTTTGTTAAGTGTTCTGGAAAGCCATCTGAAATCTTGACGAAACTAAACGAATTGGCTGGATTTGCTCCAgaggaagaaattgaaatttttgag GAAATAAAATATGAACCTAATGTCATGTGCGAGCGCCTTTGCAGGAGGACTTCATTCCGGTTTAGTCAG ATTGAAGATGGGGATATCATTTGCTTTCAAAAGCGCCTTTCACCTGAAAGTGAAGAACAAGTCCGATATCCTGATGTTCCTATGTTTTTGGAATATGTTAAAAATCGCCAG GTTGTTCACTTTCGAGCCCTGGAGAGACCCAAAGAGGATGATTTTTGTTTAGAGTT AGCAAAGAACCACACTTATGATGATGTGGTGGAAAGAGTAGCTCAACGGCTTGGTCTGAACGACCCATCAAAAATTAGGCTAACTCCTCACAATTGCTATTCTCAGCAACCAAAGCCCAATTTCATTAAATATCGATCTGTTGATCACTTACTAGATATGCTTGTCCATTACAATCAG atCTCTGATATTTTGTACTATGAGGTGCTGGATATTCCTCTGCCAGAATTACAATGTCTGAAAACACTGAAAGTTGCATTTCATTATGCCACAAAAGATGAG GTGATAATTCTCAATGTTAGATTGCCAAAACTGAGCACTGTAGAAGATGTACTTAACGAAATTAAAACAAAG GTGGAATTGTCCCAACCAAATGCTGAACTTAGATTGCTTGAAGTTTTCTATCACAAGATTTACAAG ATCTTTCCCCTGAATGAGAAGATTGAGAATATAAATGATCAATACTGGACATTACGGGCAGAGGAG ATTCCGGACGAAGAGAAGAACCTTGGTCCTCATGATCGCTTAATTCATGTTTATCATTTCACCAAGGAAACGGCACAAAATCAAATG CAAGTTCAGAATTTTGGAGAACCTTTCTTTTTGGTCATTCGTGAAGGTGAAACTTTGGCTGAAGTTAAAGTGCGAATTCAGAAGAAGTTGCAGGTTCCGGATGAGGAATTTTCAAAG TGGAAGTTTGCATTTTTGTCACTGGGACGCCCCGAGTATCTTCAGGACACTGACATTGTGTCCAGCCGTTTCCAG AGAAGAGATGTTTATGGTGCTTGGGAGCAGTACCTTGGCTTGGAGCATTCTGATACAACTCCTAAAAGAGCTTACGTATCTAACCAG AATCGTCACACGTTTGAGAAGCCAGTTAAGATATACAATTAA
- the LOC140009395 gene encoding ubiquitin C-terminal hydrolase 12-like isoform X3, translating to MTMMTPQPLDQQEDEEMLVPHSDFVEGPQPLVEGPQPMEVAQPENASTAENQAVDEPQASRFTWTIENFSRLNLKKLYSEVFIVGGYKWRVLIFPKGNNVDYLSMYLDVADSAALPYGWSRYAQFSLAVVNQIHNKFTIKKDTQHQFNQRESDWGFTSFMPLSELYDPSKGYLVNDSVVVEADVAVRKVIDYWTYDSKKETGYVGLKNQGATCYMNSLLQTLYHIPYFRKAVYHMPTTENDMPSGSIPLALQSLFYKLQYSDTSVATKELTKSFGWDTYDSFMQHDVQELNRVLCEKLEDKMKGTVVEGTIQKLFEGHHMNYIECINVNFKSTRKESFYDLQLDVKGCKDVYASFDKYVEVERLEGDNKYHAEEHGLQDARKGVLFIDFPPVLQLQLKRFEYDFMRDTMVKINDRYEFPLQLDLDRESGKYLSPDADRSVRNLYTLHSVLVHSGGVHGGHYYAFIRPTLSDQWYKFDDERVTKEDVKRALEEQYGGEEELPQTNPGFNNTPFKFTKYSNAYMLVYIRESDKDKIICDVDEKDIAEHLRIRLKKEQEEKEDKRRYKAQAHLYTIIKVARDEDLREQIGKDIHFDLVDHDKVRSFRIQKQMPFNLFKQEEVAKEFGIPVQYQRFWIWAKRQNHTYRPNRPLTPQEETQTDLRPIPPPDKTKEDILLFFKLYDPEKEELRYVSRLFVKCSGKPSEILTKLNELAGFAPEEEIEIFEEIKYEPNVMCERLCRRTSFRFSQIEDGDIICFQKRLSPESEEQVRYPDVPMFLEYVKNRQVVHFRALERPKEDDFCLELAKNHTYDDVVERVAQRLGLNDPSKIRLTPHNCYSQQPKPNFIKYRSVDHLLDMLVHYNQISDILYYEVLDIPLPELQCLKTLKVAFHYATKDEVIILNVRLPKLSTVEDVLNEIKTKVELSQPNAELRLLEVFYHKIYKIFPLNEKIENINDQYWTLRAEEIPDEEKNLGPHDRLIHVYHFTKETAQNQMQVQNFGEPFFLVIREGETLAEVKVRIQKKLQVPDEEFSKWKFAFLSLGRPEYLQDTDIVSSRFQRRDVYGAWEQYLGLEHSDTTPKRAYVSNQNRHTFEKPVKIYN from the exons ATGACGATGATGACTCCTCAACCTTTGGAT CAACAAGAAGACGAGGAGATGCTGGTGCCCCACTCGGATTTTGTGGAAGGCCCTCAGCCTTTGGTCGAAGGTCCTCAGCCAATGGAAG TAGCACAGCCAGAGAATGCTAGTACAGCAGAGAATCAAGCTGTAGATGAGCCACAAGCGTCAAGGTTCACGTGGACTATTGAGAACTTTTCTCGCTTGAATTTGAAAAAGCTTTATTCCGAGGTTTTTATTGTTGGCGGTTACAAATG GCGCGTGCTCATCTTTCCGAAAGGCAACAATGTCGACTATCTGTCAATGTATTTAGATGTTGCTGATTCAGCTGCCTTGCCATATGGGTGGAGTCGCTatgcccagttcagcttagctGTTGTTAATCAAATTCATAACAAGTTCACTATAAAAAAAG ACACACAGCACCAGTTCAATCAAAGGGAGAGTGATTGGGGCTTTACGTCTTTCATGCCTCTTAGTGAGCTTTATGACCCGAGTAAGGGGTACCTCGTGAATGACTCAGTTGTTGTTGAAGCTGATGTTGCTGTACGGAAGGTCATTGATTACTGGACATATGACTCAAAGAAAGAGACTGGTTATGTGGGCCTAAAGAACCAGGGAGCAACTTGTTATATGAATTCTCTCCTGCAAACTCTGTACCATATTCCTTATTTTAGAAAG GCTGTTTATCATATGCCAACAACAGAGAATGATATGCCTTCAGGAAGCATCCCTCTGGCTCTACAGAGTTTGTTTTATAAGCTTCAATACAGTGACACCAGTGTTGCAACAAAAGAGTTGACTAAATCTTTTGGGTGGGATACGTATGACTCGTTTATGCAGCATGATGTGCAAGAACTGAATAGGGTTTTGTGTGAGAAACTTGAAGATAAGATGAAG GGAACGGTAGTGGAAGGAACAATACAGAAGTTGTTTGAAGGGCACCATATGAACTACATTGAATGCATCAATGTGAACTTCAAATCCACAAGAAAGGAATCCTTTTATG ATCTTCAGCTTGATGTGAAAGGCTGTAAGGATGTTTATGCTTCTTTTGATAAATATGTGGAAGTTGAACGTCTTGAAGGTGATAACAAGTACCATGCCGAGGAACATGGTTTGCAG GATGCTAGAAAAGGTGTCCTCTTTATCGACTTTCCTCCTGTGCTTCAGCTTCAGCTCAAGCGCTTTGAGTATGATTTTATGCGTGATACGATGGTTAAG ATAAATGACCGCTATGAGTTTCCTCTGCAACTTGACCTTGACAGAGAGAGTGGCAAATATCTGTCCCCTGATGCAGATAGGAGTGTCCGCAATCTCTACACACTTCATAG TGTTTTGGTACATAGCGGTGGGGTACATGGTGGGCACTATTATGCTTTCATCAGGCCGACACTCTCTGATCAGTG GTACAAATTTGACGATGAGAGAGTTACAAAAGAAGATGTTAAGAGGGCGCTGGAGGAGCAGTATGGTGGTGAGGAAGAG TTGCCACAAACAAATCCTGGCTTCAATAATACTCCTTTTAAATTCACAAAGTACTCAAATGCATATATGCTTGTGTATATACGGGAAAGCGACAAGGATAAAATAATATGTGATGTGGATGAGAAAGACATCGCAGAGCACCTCAGG ATACGGTTGAAGAAAGAACAAGAAGAGAAGGAGGACAAGAGAAGATACAAAGCTCAGGCCCATCTTTATACCATCATCAAG GTTGCGCGGGATGAGGATCTAAGAGAGCAAATAGGAAAAGATATACATTTTGATCTTGTTGACCATGATAAAGTTCGAAGTTTCCGGATACAGAAGCAAATGCCTTTCAACCTTTTTAAG CAGGAGGAGGTTGCAAAAGAATTTGGTATTCCTGTTCAATACCAACGGTTTTGGATCTGGGCAAAGAGGCAGAATCACACGTATCGTCCCAATCGCCCATTGACACCTCAAGAAGAAACACAAACG GACTTGCGTCCGATTCCTCCACCTGACAAGACTAAAGAAGATATACTTCTGTTCTTTAAGCTTTATGATCCTGAAAAGGAAGAGCTTCG ATATGTTAGCAGGCTTTTTGTTAAGTGTTCTGGAAAGCCATCTGAAATCTTGACGAAACTAAACGAATTGGCTGGATTTGCTCCAgaggaagaaattgaaatttttgag GAAATAAAATATGAACCTAATGTCATGTGCGAGCGCCTTTGCAGGAGGACTTCATTCCGGTTTAGTCAG ATTGAAGATGGGGATATCATTTGCTTTCAAAAGCGCCTTTCACCTGAAAGTGAAGAACAAGTCCGATATCCTGATGTTCCTATGTTTTTGGAATATGTTAAAAATCGCCAG GTTGTTCACTTTCGAGCCCTGGAGAGACCCAAAGAGGATGATTTTTGTTTAGAGTT AGCAAAGAACCACACTTATGATGATGTGGTGGAAAGAGTAGCTCAACGGCTTGGTCTGAACGACCCATCAAAAATTAGGCTAACTCCTCACAATTGCTATTCTCAGCAACCAAAGCCCAATTTCATTAAATATCGATCTGTTGATCACTTACTAGATATGCTTGTCCATTACAATCAG atCTCTGATATTTTGTACTATGAGGTGCTGGATATTCCTCTGCCAGAATTACAATGTCTGAAAACACTGAAAGTTGCATTTCATTATGCCACAAAAGATGAG GTGATAATTCTCAATGTTAGATTGCCAAAACTGAGCACTGTAGAAGATGTACTTAACGAAATTAAAACAAAG GTGGAATTGTCCCAACCAAATGCTGAACTTAGATTGCTTGAAGTTTTCTATCACAAGATTTACAAG ATCTTTCCCCTGAATGAGAAGATTGAGAATATAAATGATCAATACTGGACATTACGGGCAGAGGAG ATTCCGGACGAAGAGAAGAACCTTGGTCCTCATGATCGCTTAATTCATGTTTATCATTTCACCAAGGAAACGGCACAAAATCAAATG CAAGTTCAGAATTTTGGAGAACCTTTCTTTTTGGTCATTCGTGAAGGTGAAACTTTGGCTGAAGTTAAAGTGCGAATTCAGAAGAAGTTGCAGGTTCCGGATGAGGAATTTTCAAAG TGGAAGTTTGCATTTTTGTCACTGGGACGCCCCGAGTATCTTCAGGACACTGACATTGTGTCCAGCCGTTTCCAG AGAAGAGATGTTTATGGTGCTTGGGAGCAGTACCTTGGCTTGGAGCATTCTGATACAACTCCTAAAAGAGCTTACGTATCTAACCAG AATCGTCACACGTTTGAGAAGCCAGTTAAGATATACAATTAA